One genomic window of Anoplolepis gracilipes chromosome 5, ASM4749672v1, whole genome shotgun sequence includes the following:
- the Med6 gene encoding mediator of RNA polymerase II transcription subunit 6: protein MMMPGKTPVQENPLGLSWHDSAWIPVLNPSNIMDYFSERSNPFYDRTCNNEIVKMQRLSPDQLNNMTGIEYILLHVQDPILYVIRKQHRHSPGATGAVSPLADYYIIAGVVYQAPDLGSVVSSRLLSTVHHLQSAFEEASSCSRYHPSKGYFWDFKNGKALATKKETPVREEPSSLFQRQRVDMLLTELTRKFPLPVPKPVHQATEVSTEVKQEVKTEKKDMKPPPEKKPRVS, encoded by the exons ATGATGATGCCTGGAAAAACTCCAGTACAAG AGAATCCTTTAGGCCTGTCTTGGCACGACAGTGCTTGGATTCCTGTCCTTAATCCAAGCAACATCATGGACTACTTTTCTGAAAGAAGTAATCCATTTTATGACAGAACTTGCAATAATGAGATAGTCAAAATGCAGCGCTTGAGTCCTGATCAACTAAA caatATGACTGGCATAGAATATATTCTTCTTCATGTGCAAGATCCAATTCTATATGTGATTAGGAAACAACATAGACATTCTCCAGGTGCGACAGGTGCAGTTTCACCACTTGctgattattacattatagCTGGTGTTGTGTACCAGGCTCCAGATTTAGGATCTGTTGTGAGTTCTAGACTG TTGTCCACGGTTCATCATTTACAATCCGCCTTTGAAGAAGCAAGTTCATGCTCGCGATATCATCCTAGTAAAGGCTACTTTTGGGATTTCAAGAATGGCAAAGCTTTGgcaacaaaaaaagaaacgccAGTACGCGAGGAACCTAGCTCATTGTTTCAACGGCAAAGAGTAGACATGTTGCTTACAGAGCTCACTCGTAAATTTCCCTTACCAGTACCAAAACCAGTGCATCAAGCAACGGAAGTTT CTACAGAAGTTAAGCAGGAAGTGAAGACTGAGAAGAAAGATATGAAACCACCACCAGAAAAGAAACCTAgagtttcttaa
- the LOC140666289 gene encoding uncharacterized protein has product MICDARTCAGCRYLEQDEQTASLAVFLANCQHTKCKVVRLVRQQISKLQNMQYERYLATGNVCNEACEETHSEIPIKVNEASYDEIHELYSEVHKPYNDEIYEVEGKVRQPHHEKYDEVYEAPTAVTVANRTVGAINAVKTVSLHRVVSPGEVVDRKWMLRILDRFRHRAHLILMAAVVGVIVWSALVYGVFLGATACGSGRTCLASTFRHKHAKRSLF; this is encoded by the exons ATGATATGCGACGCGCGTACATGCGCCGGTTGCCGGTATCTGGAGCAAGATGAGCAGACGGCGAGTCTCGCGGTCTTCCTGGCCAACTGTCAACACACGAAATGTAAGGTGGTTCGCCTGGTCCGTCAGCAAATAAGTAAACTGCAGAACATGCAG TACGAACGCTATCTGGCCACTGGCAATGTGTGTAATGAAGCATGCGAAGAGACGCATAGCGAAATACCTATTAAAGTGAACGAAGCATCTTATGATGAAATCCACGAATTATACAGTGAAGTGCATAAGCCGTATAACGACGAGATTTACGAGGTAGAAGGCAAAGTACGGCAACCGCACCACGAAAAGTATGACGAAGTGTACGAAGCACCTACAGCAGTTACGGTTGCAAACCGGACTGTTGGAGCGATAAATGCTGTAAAG ACCGTATCCTTACATCGCGTGGTATCTCCCGGGGAAGTGGTGGACCGCAAGTGGATGCTGCGGATCCTAGATCGTTTTCGTCATCGAGCACATCTGATACTGATGGCCGCTGTGGTTGGCGTGATAGTCTGGTCCGCTCTGGTGTACGGTGTCTTCTTGGGTGCGACTGCTTGCGGAAGCGGTCGCACCTGCCTCGCGTCGACTTTTAGACACAAGCATGCTAAACGCTCGCTATTTTAA
- the Side-iii gene encoding protein turtle homolog A produces MRTTDLSGAPARCPAKVSHPLRGMALGTLAEIAVRLVISGYIFAVVVYVNASGNWDKDDDLVSTSKVSAVLGRTATLPCDIEPSTREDRVYMVLWFRDYAVKPIYSFDVRGRAFNKALNWSDSTAVGPRAYFVTVTKPAALSLEAVQLDDEGVYRCRVDFKNSPTKNFQVNLTVIVPPHQLLIYDSSGVQVENVAGPFQVGVEFGLSCEVRGGKPTPVVSWLVDGKEVNGRLEEFESQNIVVSKLTVPQLRREHRNTTYKCRATNTHLIPPLEKTVLLDVYLKPLTVKILSKLTIMETEKDYSITCETTGSHPRARITWIEGNETFRNGKMMESGNASVVLSTLIFSPVPDDHGKILKCRGENPALTDAYLEDFFKLNVVFPPKVQLHLGSTLNAENIKEGDDVYFECKVRANPEHHKITWRHNGAVLTQNYSAGIIMSTQSLVLQGIGRDNAGNYTCLASNDRGETTSPIVNLRVQYAPVCKLKEVTIIGASLEESVKVRCEVDADPSEVDFVWEFNNSGENFEVAPARFDGNNGTMSELVYTPESERDYGALTCWGRNAIGKQEAPCIYQVIPAVKPNPLNNCTIKASLNQSSEILEVECVPGYDGGLHQEFRLEAYEVLTGNLRVNASSVSADLPIFRIAVADLLPATHFYLVTYAVNAKGRSEVSLLEDIMLRDSEKHTDTGVSMLPLILLLIGCLLAFGATVISVMLMMYRRRGTTSPVHIEPYMKQPIITPPDSRNNSMLDVTHGDHTYFVEYTLKQVTDYALNNQPDIIQSPQDQDKIKREPQLFLPVRPDTLFAPYDIHKQGLQTNRCSLNPFSAKSWEPISFKADRNLMKEIIIANSIPGPESCV; encoded by the exons ATGCGGACGACGGATTTAAGCGGTGCGCCAGCGAGGTGTCCGGCTAAGGTGTCGCATCCCTTACGTGGGATGGCACTCGGGACGCTGGCCGAGATTGCGGTGAGACTCGTGATTAGCGGATACATATTCGCGGTGGTCGTCTACGTGAATGCCAGCGGCAACTGGGATAAGGACGATGACCTAG TGTCCACGTCTAAGGTCAGCGCCGTACTTGGTCGTACCGCCACTTTGCCTTGCGACATTGAACCGTCCACGCGAGAAGATCGCGTCTACATGGTACTTTGGTTCCGTGATTATGCGGTGAAACCCATTTACAG TTTTGACGTGCGAGGCCGGGCTTTTAACAAGGCTCTAAACTGGTCAGACAGCACCGCCGTTGGGCCCAGGGCTTACTTCGTCACCGTGACAAAACCCGCGGCTCTTTCCCTGGAGGCGGTTCAGCTGGACGACGAGGGGGTCTACAGGTGCCGCGTAGACTTCAAGAACTCGCCGACCAAGAACTTCCAAGTGAATCTCACGGTGATCG TGCCGCCGCATCAGCTGCTCATCTATGACAGTTCCGGGGTGCAGGTGGAGAACGTCGCAGGACCGTTTCAGGTCGGAGTGGAGTTCGGCCTGTCCTGCGAAGTAAGAGGAG GGAAACCCACGCCGGTGGTGAGCTGGCTGGTGGACGGCAAGGAGGTGAACGGCAGACTGGAGGAGTTCGAGAGCCAGAACATCGTCGTCAGCAAATTGACGGTGCCGCAGCTGCGACGGGAGCACCGCAACACGACGTACAAATGCCGGGCAACCAACACGCATTTAATACCACCGTTGGAGAAGACGGTGCTCCTTGACGTTTATC TAAAACCGTTAACCGTGAAGATACTCTCGAAATTAACGATCATGGAGACGGAAAAGGATTACTCCATCACCTGCGAGACGACGGGCTCGCACCCCCGCGCTCGCATCACCTGGATCGAGGGGAACGAGACGTTTCGGAATGGCAAG ATGATGGAGAGCGGCAACGCGTCGGTGGTTTTAAGCACCCTGATATTCTCACCCGTCCCCGACGATCACGGAAAGATCCTCAAGTGCCGGGGTGAAAATCCTGCTCTGACGGACGCGTACTTGGAGGACTTCTTCAAACTGAACGTCGTCT TTCCACCTAAGGTACAGTTGCATCTGGGCAGCACCCTAAACGCGGAGAACATAAAGGAAGGCGATGATGTATACTTTGAATGCAAAGTCCGCGCTAATCCAGAGCATCACAAAATCACCTGGCGCCATAAC GGCGCCGTGCTGACGCAAAACTATTCGGCTGGTATCATCATGAGCACCCAGAGTCTGGTACTGCAGGGTATAGGTCGCGACAACGCGGGAAATTACACGTGTCTCGCCAGCAACGATCGCGGAGAAACGACAAGTCCGATTGTGAATCTGAGAGTACAAT ACGCGCCGGTTTGCAAGTTGAAGGAGGTAACGATCATCGGGGCTTCCCTGGAGGAGTCTGTGAAGGTGCGCTGCGAGGTCGACGCCGACCCCAGCGAGGTGGACTTTGTCTGGGAGTTCAACAACAGCGGCGAGAACTTCGAAGTCGCGCCGGCCAGGTTTGACGGTAACAACGGCACCATGAGCGAGCTCGTCTACACCCCCGAATCCGAAAGGGATTACGGCGCCCTGACCTGTTGGGGTCGGAACGCGATAGGGAAGCAGGAGGCGCCTTGCATCTATCAAGTCATTCCGGCAG TGAAACCAAATCCTTTGAACAATTGCACCATCAAAGCGTCGCTCAATCAGAGCTCGGAAATCCTGGAGGTCGAGTGCGTGCCGGGATACGATGGCGGACTCCACCAGGAGTTCCGGCTTGAGGCTTACGAGGTGCTGACCGGTAATCTTCGGGTGAATGCGTCTAGTGTGTCGGCCGATCTCCCGATCTTCCGGATCGCCGTGGCCGACCTCCTGCCGGCCACTCACTTCTACCTGGTGACGTATGCCGTGAACGCCAAAGGCCGCAGCGAAGTGTCACTGCTTGAAGATATAATGCTGCGAGATTCGGAGAAGCATACgg ACACCGGGGTGAGCATGCTTCCGTTGATTCTCCTGCTGATCGGTTGTCTGTTGGCCTTCGGTGCGACGGTGATCTCGGTGATGCTGATGATGTACCGACGTCGCGGCACCACGTCGCCCGTGCACATCGAGCCCTACATGAAGCAGCCGATAATCACGCCGCCGGACTCGAGGAACAATTCGATGCTGGACGTGACCCATGGCGACCACACGTACTTCGTCGAGTACACGTTGAAACAGGTCACCGATTACGCGCTCAATAATCAGCCGGATATCATACAGTCGCCGCAAG ACCAAGACAAGATTAAACGTGAGCCACAGCTGTTTTTGCCAGTGAGACCAGACACGTTATTCGCGCCCTATGATATTCATAAACAGGGGCTGCAGACGAATAGATGTAGC CTGAATCCATTCTCCGCAAAGTCCTGGGAACCCATCAGCTTTAAGGCCGATCGCAACCTGATGAAGGAGATCATCATCGCCAATTCCATACCTGGCCCAGAGAGCTGCGTGTAA